TGGCAGACCGTTTTGGTACACGTCGGATATTTATGTTCGCCGTCACGCTATTTACGCTCGGCTCACTGGCGTGCGCACTTTCAACCTCATTAACGGAACTAGTAAGCTTTCGTGTACTTCAGGGTATAGGCGGCGCAATGATGATGCCGGTCGCACGACTCGCGTTATTACGCGCGTATCCGCGCAGCGAACTCTTGCCCGTACTGAATTTCGTTACCATGCCCGGTCTGGTCGGCCCGATTCTCGGCCCGGTGTTGGGTGGCGTACTGGTGACCTGGGCGAGCTGGCACTGGATTTTCCTGATCAACATTCCGATTGGTATCGCCGGGCTGTGCTATGCCCGCAAATACATGCCGAATTTCACCACGCCCAAGCGCAGTTTCGATATGGGTGGTTTTTTCCTTTTCGGTGTGAGCCTGGTGTTGTTCTCCATTGGGATGGAGTTATTCGGCGAGAAAATCGTCGCGACCTGGATAGCATTGTCGATTATCGTCGGCAGCGTTCTGCTTTTCCTTCTTTATATACGTCATGCGCGCCGTCATCCAACGCCACTTATCTCATTACAGCTTTTTAAAACGCGTACTTTCTCCGTCGGAATCGCGGGGAATATCGCCTCACGTCTTGGCACAGGCTGCGTACCCTTTTTAATGCCGTTGATGTTACAGGTAGGATTTGGCTATCCAGCGCTGATCGCGGGGATAATGATGGCACCGACCGCCGTCGGATCTATTCTGGCGAAATCGATGGTAACGAAAATACTGCGTGGACTGGGCTATCGGAAAACGCTGGTTGGAATAACGGTCTTTATCGGCGCGATGATTGCGCAGTTCTCGCTACAGTCATCGGCACTGCCTGCATGGATGCTGATCCTGCCGCTCTTTATATTGGGGATGGCGATGTCTATTCAGTTCACCTCAATGAACACCATCAGTCTTGCTGACCTGACCGATGAAAATGCCAGTGGCGGTAACAGTGTCCTGGCCGTTACTCAACAGCTGTCGATCAGTTTAGGCGTGGCCGTGAGCGCAGCGGTACTTCGCGTTTATGAAGGTATAGAAGGCACAAACACCGTCGAGCAGTTCCACTACACCTTTATTACGATGGGCGTCATTACCGTTGTTTCCGCTCTGGTGTTTTTATTATTGAAACCGAAAGATGGCCGTAATCTGATTAAAGATCGCCACCCGATGAAACCGAACCGCGTTCCATCAGAACAGGAGTAAGCTGCAAGCGCTGCTGCTGCAATGTGGGCTGTGCCATTCGATGAATCAACACATCGATGGCCAGCTCCCCCAGTTCATCTTTCGGTTGATGAATAGTGGTCAGCGGCGGAGTCATGTAACGCGCCAGTTCAATATCATCGTAGCCAATGATTGCCATATCATGGGGAACGCTTAATCCCGCCTGATATAACGCCTGATAGGCACCAAATGCCATCGCATCGTTACCAATAAATACCGCCTGCGGACGCTGTTCCTGCGCCAGCAATTTTTGCATCGCTTCGAAACCACCATTGAACTCAAAATCGCCCGTGATGCGATACCCTTCAGGTACAGATAAACCGGCACGCTCCATGGCGGTCAGATACCCTTCGAGACGTAAACGTGCAGGCGTCTTATCAAGGGGTCCCGTGATACAGGCGATGCGACGATACCCTTTATCAATCAAATGTTGCGTCGCCATGTCGCCACCGAGGAGCGAGTTGTCCTGGATGAGATCGCTGGTTCCGTCGAACGGTGCCCAGTCCATCATCACGGTTGGGACTGAAGGATAGCGCTGCATAATCTCTTTCGAGGGCTGGTGCGTTTCGGTACACAGCAACAGCAACCCATCAACGCGTTTTTGCATGAGCGTTTCAAGATTACGGTTCATGCGTTGCTCATCGCCTTCCGTGTTACACAGCACCAGGCTATAACCGCGTTCAAAGCAGCTACGCTCCACGCCGCGCACCAGCTCAGAATAGAAAGGGTTGGTACTGGCAGTGATAAGCATGCCGATTGTGTGGGTCTGATTGAGCTTAAGACTACGCGCTAACGCCGAAGGCGCATAATTGAGATCTTTAACAGCGGCTTCGACTTTCGCCTTAATCGCGTCGCTGACAAAGCGATCGCTATTGATTACGTGGGAGACCGTCGAGGTAGAAACGCCCGCCATGCGGGCGACATCTTTCATTGTGGCCAAGCGTTACCTCTGCTGAATCAAAAATTCATCAATCTCTTTGCGCCATGGAACGGAAGGCTGAGCACCTTTACGCGTCACCGCAATCGCGGCTGCGGCATGGGCGAAGCGAATGGCATCATCCATCGGCTTACCTTCCAGCAACGCCGTGACCAGCGCACCATTAAAAGTGTCTCCCGCCGCGATAGTGTCAACGGCTTTAACCTTAAAGCCGGGCACGCGACGGCCTTCACCGTTAACGCTCGCCCACACGCCACGGCTACCGAGCGTGATAATCACGGTGTCGATGCCTTTCTCGTGCAATGCCTTAGCGGCTCGCGCGGCGTCGTCATCGTTTTCCACACGAATACCCGTCAGCTTTTCAGCTTCGGTTTCGTTTGGCGTAATGATGTCCACCAGCGCCAACAGTTCGTCTGATAATACACGCGCTGGCGCGGGGTTAAGTACGACAGTGGTATGATTTTCATGCGCAATTTTTGCCGCCGCCAGCACGCTTTCGACCGGAGACTCCAACTGCATCAGCAAGGCTTCAGCACGGGCAATAATTTCACGCTGCGCTTCAACGCGTTCAATGTTCAGCGCCGCGTTTGCCCCTGCGTGAATACCGATAACATTCTCACCTTCTGCGTTGACGAAAATTAACGCCACGCCGGT
This sequence is a window from Enterobacter sp. 638. Protein-coding genes within it:
- the mdtD gene encoding multidrug transporter subunit MdtD; this encodes MNEKKSRSMAGLPWIAAMAFFMQALDATILNTALPAIAQSLNRSPLAMQSAIISYTLTVAMLIPVSGWLADRFGTRRIFMFAVTLFTLGSLACALSTSLTELVSFRVLQGIGGAMMMPVARLALLRAYPRSELLPVLNFVTMPGLVGPILGPVLGGVLVTWASWHWIFLINIPIGIAGLCYARKYMPNFTTPKRSFDMGGFFLFGVSLVLFSIGMELFGEKIVATWIALSIIVGSVLLFLLYIRHARRHPTPLISLQLFKTRTFSVGIAGNIASRLGTGCVPFLMPLMLQVGFGYPALIAGIMMAPTAVGSILAKSMVTKILRGLGYRKTLVGITVFIGAMIAQFSLQSSALPAWMLILPLFILGMAMSIQFTSMNTISLADLTDENASGGNSVLAVTQQLSISLGVAVSAAVLRVYEGIEGTNTVEQFHYTFITMGVITVVSALVFLLLKPKDGRNLIKDRHPMKPNRVPSEQE
- the rbsR gene encoding ribose operon transcriptional repressor RbsR, whose protein sequence is MATMKDVARMAGVSTSTVSHVINSDRFVSDAIKAKVEAAVKDLNYAPSALARSLKLNQTHTIGMLITASTNPFYSELVRGVERSCFERGYSLVLCNTEGDEQRMNRNLETLMQKRVDGLLLLCTETHQPSKEIMQRYPSVPTVMMDWAPFDGTSDLIQDNSLLGGDMATQHLIDKGYRRIACITGPLDKTPARLRLEGYLTAMERAGLSVPEGYRITGDFEFNGGFEAMQKLLAQEQRPQAVFIGNDAMAFGAYQALYQAGLSVPHDMAIIGYDDIELARYMTPPLTTIHQPKDELGELAIDVLIHRMAQPTLQQQRLQLTPVLMERGSVSSGGDL
- the rbsK gene encoding ribokinase; the protein is MKTAGNLVVLGSINADHILNLESFPTPGETVTGNQYQVAFGGKGANQAVAAGRSGANIAFIACTGDDDTGERVRKQLESDNIDIAPVSVVAGESTGVALIFVNAEGENVIGIHAGANAALNIERVEAQREIIARAEALLMQLESPVESVLAAAKIAHENHTTVVLNPAPARVLSDELLALVDIITPNETEAEKLTGIRVENDDDAARAAKALHEKGIDTVIITLGSRGVWASVNGEGRRVPGFKVKAVDTIAAGDTFNGALVTALLEGKPMDDAIRFAHAAAAIAVTRKGAQPSVPWRKEIDEFLIQQR